Proteins encoded by one window of Lycium barbarum isolate Lr01 chromosome 11, ASM1917538v2, whole genome shotgun sequence:
- the LOC132619553 gene encoding uncharacterized protein LOC132619553: MDQSMLQDFKSITKYNSEMFRILRITSILTLCREMISDSDKLEKMFSTFHASNVLPQQQHREKGFIKYCDLIAHLFVAEQNDDLLMKNHENRPTGAAPFTEVNEVYAHYSRRGKGHGPSRGRDNG; encoded by the coding sequence ATGGATCAATCTATGCTACAAGATTTCAAGTCAATTACGAAGTACAATTCTGAGATGTTCAGAATTCTCAGAATTACTTCTATATTGACactatgtagagagatgattagTGATTCTGATAAGCTGGAAAAAATGTTCTCCACCTTTCATGCCTCGAATGTGCTCCCGCAGCAGCAACATCGAGAGAAAGGTTTCATAAAGTATTGTGATTTAATTGCTCATCTTTTTGTGGCTGAACAAAACGATGATTTGCTGATGAAAAATCATGAGAATCGTCCTACTGGCGCTGCACCATTCACCGAAGTGAATGAGGTGTACGCCCACTACTCTAGGCGTGGAAAAGGTcatggccccagtcgtggtcgtGATAATGGTTAA